The Danio rerio strain Tuebingen ecotype United States chromosome 1, GRCz12tu, whole genome shotgun sequence genome includes a region encoding these proteins:
- the LOC141385408 gene encoding serine/threonine-protein kinase pim-3-like isoform X1, with protein sequence MGENRSRSRSRSSAFIQAAVQDVRTHDGDGETQTVSQELDGFLAPLPSLLAKSVSTDQGNRKRKRQSGSQQTPEDERPSTSSRRALKRSRRDAYAKGPLLGDGGFGSVFAGMRRSDGLPVAIKYVSKERTQRRLRVEGQGRLPLEVALMTRVNSAPACPNVLQLLDWFDRPRRYILILERPDPCQDLQSFCEENDCLDEGLAKKVLVQLIAALKHCESRGVLHRDVKPENLLISTESQDIKLLDFGCGDLLKRSAYKYFAGTIQYAPPEWFCRQRYHAGPATVWSVGVTLFNILCNRFPFGGSLRVTSRSKLTFPITLSTECRQLIGWCLSPAAADRPSLDDIERHPWLQ encoded by the exons atgggtgaaaaccgca gccgctccagatccaggagttctgctttcatccaggcagctgttcaggacgtcaggacacatgatggtgatggtgaaaccCAGACCGTGAGCCAAGAGCTTGATGGATTTCTCGCACCTCTGCCTTCCCTGTTGGCCAAATCTGTGTccacagatcagggtaacaggaagaggaagcggcagagcggcagccagcaaacaccagaagatgaacgtccgtccacctcatctagaagagctctcaaacgctctcgcagag acgcgtatgcaaagggcccactgctgggagacggtggatttggctctgtgtttgctgggatgcgcaggtctgatggactgcca gtcgccatcaagtatgtgtctaaagagcggacacagaggagactgagagtt gaaggtcagggtcggctgccgctggaggtggcactgatgacccgcgtcaattcagctcctgcctgccccaacgtcctgcagctgctagactggtttgaccgtcccagacgctacatcctgatcctggagcgtccggatccctgccaagacctccagagcttctgtgaggagaacgacTGTCTGGATGAGGGTCTGGCCAAGAAAGTGTtggtgcagctgatcgcggctctgaaacactgcgagagccgcggagtcctgcaccgggacgtcaagccagagaacctgctgatctccacagagtcccaggacatcaagctgctggacttcggctgtggagatctgctcaagcgctcggcctacaaatacttcgcag gaactattcaatacgctccacctgagtggttctgcagacagcgctaccatgcgggtccagctacggtgtggtcagtaggagtgaccctcttcaacatcctgtgcaaccgtttccccttcggaggctcactgagggtcacgtccaggagcaaactgaccttccccataactctgtcaacag agtgccgtcagctgattggctggtgtctcagtccagcggcggctgatcggcccagtttggacgatattgagcgccatccctggttacagtga
- the LOC141385408 gene encoding serine/threonine-protein kinase pim-3-like isoform X2, with protein MGENRSRSRSRSSAFIQAAVQDVRTHDGDGETQTVSQELDGFLAPLPSLLAKSVSTDQGNRKRKRQSGSQQTPEDERPSTSSRRALKRSRRDAYAKGPLLGDGGFGSVFAGMRRSDGLPVAIKYVSKERTQRRLRVEGQGRLPLEVALMTRVNSAPACPNVLQLLDWFDRPRRYILILERPDPCQDLQSFCEENDCLDEGLAKKVLVQLIAALKHCESRGVLHRDVKPENLLISTESQDIKLLDFGCGDLLKRSAYKYFAGTIQYAPPEWFCRQRYHAGPATVWSVGVTLFNILCNRFPFGGSLRVTSRSKLTFPITLSTEAVDADGEEENTHRTHTEQQIPAENTL; from the exons atgggtgaaaaccgca gccgctccagatccaggagttctgctttcatccaggcagctgttcaggacgtcaggacacatgatggtgatggtgaaaccCAGACCGTGAGCCAAGAGCTTGATGGATTTCTCGCACCTCTGCCTTCCCTGTTGGCCAAATCTGTGTccacagatcagggtaacaggaagaggaagcggcagagcggcagccagcaaacaccagaagatgaacgtccgtccacctcatctagaagagctctcaaacgctctcgcagag acgcgtatgcaaagggcccactgctgggagacggtggatttggctctgtgtttgctgggatgcgcaggtctgatggactgcca gtcgccatcaagtatgtgtctaaagagcggacacagaggagactgagagtt gaaggtcagggtcggctgccgctggaggtggcactgatgacccgcgtcaattcagctcctgcctgccccaacgtcctgcagctgctagactggtttgaccgtcccagacgctacatcctgatcctggagcgtccggatccctgccaagacctccagagcttctgtgaggagaacgacTGTCTGGATGAGGGTCTGGCCAAGAAAGTGTtggtgcagctgatcgcggctctgaaacactgcgagagccgcggagtcctgcaccgggacgtcaagccagagaacctgctgatctccacagagtcccaggacatcaagctgctggacttcggctgtggagatctgctcaagcgctcggcctacaaatacttcgcag gaactattcaatacgctccacctgagtggttctgcagacagcgctaccatgcgggtccagctacggtgtggtcagtaggagtgaccctcttcaacatcctgtgcaaccgtttccccttcggaggctcactgagggtcacgtccaggagcaaactgaccttccccataactctgtcaacag aggcagtagacgcagatggagaagaggagaacacacaccgaacacacactgaacagcagattccagcagaaaacacactctga
- the LOC141385379 gene encoding serine/threonine-protein kinase pim-3-like isoform X1 gives MYCLLEFGGVCQMGENRSRSRSRSSAFIQAAVQDVRTHDGDGETQTVSQELDGFLAPLPSLLAKSVSTDQGNRKRKRQSGSQQTPEDERPSTSSRRALKRSRRDAYAKGPLLGDGGFGSVFAGMRRSDGLPVAIKYVSKERTQRRLRVEGQGRLPLEVALMTRVNSAPACPNVLQLLDWFDRPRRYILILERPDPCQDLQSYCEENDCLDEGLAKKVLVQLIAALKHCESRGVLHRDVKPENLLISTESQDIKLLDFGCGDLLKRSAYKYFAGTIQYAPPEWFCRQRYHAGPATVWSVGVTLFNILCNRFPFGGSLRVTSRSKLTFPITLSTEAVDADGEEENTHRTHTEQQIPAENTL, from the exons atgtact gtttgctggagtttggaggagtttgtcagatgggtgaaaaccgca gccgctccagatccaggagttctgctttcatccaggcagctgttcaggacgtcaggacacatgatggtgatggtgaaaccCAGACCGTGAGCCAAGAGCTTGATGGATTTCTCGCACCTCTGCCTTCCCTGTTGGCCAAATCTGTGTccacagatcagggtaacaggaagaggaagcggcagagcggcagccagcaaacaccagaagatgaacgtccgtccacctcatctagaagagctctcaaacgctctcgcagag acgcgtatgcaaagggcccactgctgggagacggtggatttggctctgtgtttgctgggatgcgcaggtctgatggactgcca gtcgccatcaagtatgtgtctaaagagcggacacagaggagactgagagtt gaaggtcagggtcggctgccgctggaggtggcactgatgacccgcgtcaattcagctcctgcctgccccaacgtcctgcagctgctagactggtttgaccgtcccagacgctacatcctgatcctggagcgtccgGATCCCTGCCAAGACCTCCAGAGCTACTGTGAGGAGAACGACTGTCTGGATGAGggtctggccaagaaagtgctggtgcagctgatcgcggctctgaaacactgcgagagccgcggagtcctgcaccgggacgtcaagccagagaacctgctgatctccacagagtcccaggacatcaagctgcttgacttcggctgtggagatctgctcaagcgctcggcctacaaatacttcgcag gaactattcaatacgctccacctgagtggttctgcagacagcgctaccatgcgggtccagctacggtgtggtcagtaggagtgaccctcttcaacatcctgtgcaaccgtttccccttcggaggctcactgagggtcacgtccaggagcaaactgaccttccccataactctgtcaacag
- the LOC141385379 gene encoding serine/threonine-protein kinase pim-3-like isoform X2 codes for MGENRSRSRSRSSAFIQAAVQDVRTHDGDGETQTVSQELDGFLAPLPSLLAKSVSTDQGNRKRKRQSGSQQTPEDERPSTSSRRALKRSRRDAYAKGPLLGDGGFGSVFAGMRRSDGLPVAIKYVSKERTQRRLRVEGQGRLPLEVALMTRVNSAPACPNVLQLLDWFDRPRRYILILERPDPCQDLQSYCEENDCLDEGLAKKVLVQLIAALKHCESRGVLHRDVKPENLLISTESQDIKLLDFGCGDLLKRSAYKYFAGTIQYAPPEWFCRQRYHAGPATVWSVGVTLFNILCNRFPFGGSLRVTSRSKLTFPITLSTECRQLIGWCLSPAAADRPSLDDIERHPWLQ; via the exons atgggtgaaaaccgca gccgctccagatccaggagttctgctttcatccaggcagctgttcaggacgtcaggacacatgatggtgatggtgaaaccCAGACCGTGAGCCAAGAGCTTGATGGATTTCTCGCACCTCTGCCTTCCCTGTTGGCCAAATCTGTGTccacagatcagggtaacaggaagaggaagcggcagagcggcagccagcaaacaccagaagatgaacgtccgtccacctcatctagaagagctctcaaacgctctcgcagag acgcgtatgcaaagggcccactgctgggagacggtggatttggctctgtgtttgctgggatgcgcaggtctgatggactgcca gtcgccatcaagtatgtgtctaaagagcggacacagaggagactgagagtt gaaggtcagggtcggctgccgctggaggtggcactgatgacccgcgtcaattcagctcctgcctgccccaacgtcctgcagctgctagactggtttgaccgtcccagacgctacatcctgatcctggagcgtccgGATCCCTGCCAAGACCTCCAGAGCTACTGTGAGGAGAACGACTGTCTGGATGAGggtctggccaagaaagtgctggtgcagctgatcgcggctctgaaacactgcgagagccgcggagtcctgcaccgggacgtcaagccagagaacctgctgatctccacagagtcccaggacatcaagctgcttgacttcggctgtggagatctgctcaagcgctcggcctacaaatacttcgcag gaactattcaatacgctccacctgagtggttctgcagacagcgctaccatgcgggtccagctacggtgtggtcagtaggagtgaccctcttcaacatcctgtgcaaccgtttccccttcggaggctcactgagggtcacgtccaggagcaaactgaccttccccataactctgtcaacag agtgccgtcagctgattggctggtgtctcagtccagcggcggctgatcggcccagtttggacgatattgagcgccatccctggttacagtga